A single window of Nicotiana sylvestris chromosome 3, ASM39365v2, whole genome shotgun sequence DNA harbors:
- the LOC138887859 gene encoding uncharacterized protein — protein sequence MQSSAWLHVIDAKTSYNVLLGRPWVHENRVVLSTYHQCLKYYEGEVEKTVVVDDEPFTEAESHFADAKFYLKNRVVKELKADDGMKSKNKETSTKREEVTTCEAKAVSKEVQPNVSKPYRGNITSYGKKVSPVLQYIPKRKKDEGKPSNHQANMLKELTLPVKRIEAVKSSSMPLATFVAQNHLQNVALPTKRTYEEAATRQPREGLGYKQPSPVRISIRRASSNYITVENESADSNKPSVFDRLRKSPNEGQTKLVVSCKEVLKVKPYTLVYTKERDEDEESVGSSYHVTVQIENGIPSSMEDNAKLEVVSPCYHISFSDGEPQEDEDVKDAPPELEEGVKMTTDALRKVNLGTDEEPRPTYLSALLEADEESTYIKLLKEFRDVFAWSYKEMPGLYPKVVVHHLAVKNSARPVKQAQRRFRPDLVPLIETEVNKLIEAGFIREVKYPTWVSSIVPVRKKNVQIRVCVDFRDLNNACPKDKFPLPIPELMIDATTGYEAMSFMDGS from the exons atgcaatcaagtgcatggttgCATGTGATCGATgcgaagacttcatacaatgttttGCTTGGGAGGCCTTGGGTACATGAGAATAGAGTAGTTctatctacctaccatcaatgtttaaaatactacgagggtgaagtcgagaagacagtagttgttgatgatgagccattcaccgaggctgagtcacacttcgccgatgcaaagttctacttgaagaaccgcgTTGTGAAGGAGCTGAAAGCTGATGATGGAATGAAAAGCAAGAATAaagagacctcaactaaaagagAAGAGGTGACTACTTGTGAAGCCAAAGCTGTTAGTAAAGAGGTACAACCCAATGTGAGTAAACCTTATAGAGGGAATATTACgtcttatggcaagaaagtaagTCCGGTGCTCCAATAtatccctaaaaggaagaaagacgaaGGTAAACCATCTAATCACCAAGCTAACATGCTGAAGGAGTTAACTCTTCCAGTTaaacgaattgaggcagtaaagtcaTCCTCAATGCCGCTTGCAACGTTTGTAGCCCAAAATcatttgcagaatgtggcactccctacaaagcgaacatatgaag aagctgcaacgaggcaaccacgtgaaggtttgggatacaagcaaccgtcaccagtgcgcatctcaataagaagAGCAAGCAGcaattatatcactgtagaaAATGAATCAGCCGATTCTAACAAGCCTTCCGTCTTTGATCGACTTAGAAAATCACCT aatgagggacaaacaaaacttgtggtttcatgtaaagaagtattgaaggtaaagccatatactcTGGTCTATACTAAGGAACGTGATGAAGACgaagaaagtgtgggttcttcgtatcatgttactgTACAAATCGAGAATGGCATTCCATCTTCAATGGAAGATAATGCGAAATTGGAGGTTGTTTCgccgtgttatcacatatccttcagtGATGGGGAGCCccaagaagatgaagatgtgaaagatgctccacctgaacttgaagaaggagtgaagatgACAACTGATGCCTTAAGAaaagttaaccttggcaccgatgaagaaccaagacctacctacctaagtgctttactagaagctgatgaagagagcacttatattaAGTTACTCAAAGAGTTcagggatgtctttgcttggagttacaaagagatgcctggcttgtACCCGAAAGTAGtagtccatcaccttgcagtcaaaaatAGTGCTCGtcctgttaaacaagctcaaaggcgttttaggccagacttggttcccttgattgaaaccgaagttaacaaactcatcgaagctggctttattcgcgaagttaaatacccaacatgggtttcaagtatagtacctgtaaggaagaagaatgTCCAGATTCGAGTGTGCGTTGACTTTAGAGATCTCAACAATGCATGTCCGAAAGATAAATTTCCGCTTCCTATTCCagagctgatgatcgatgctactactggttacgaggcaatgtctttcatggaCGGTTCATAG